The following nucleotide sequence is from Mytilus edulis chromosome 13, xbMytEdul2.2, whole genome shotgun sequence.
AAGGACCAAATGATGCATTTACAGGGCTAAATAAGTATCAACCAAGGACCCAATAATGCAATTATGGGTCTTAATGAATATAAATGTAATTCACTAAATCAGCCGTACATTCGTGTCTATGTTGACATATTCACAAGCTTGAAAAAACATTTCAATCTGTATCTGTAAGCTTTCGTGAACATCTCAGTATGAGTTTATGTATAGATCTTTTACTTTTTACGTTTAACAGAAACATTACATTGCTTGAAGAATTGGAAACTATCAATGAACACAACTAAAATCTCCGTGAAAGATGAAATTATAGAAGTACCTTCCAGTGGGCCATATTTCTTGTACAGTCGTGTTGTAATTAATGCCAAGGTTAACAGTCATGTGAATGATATGGAAACAATCACCCATTCCATCCGATCTAGTAACACAGGACACCATTTCTCTGACGTCGAAACAAGTATGGTTAAATGTGGTGTCATAAAGAATACAATGAGCCATATCAGTTACATTGAGAAGATACAGTACCTAGAGCAAGGCACTCAAATTAAAGTAGCTCTAGACTTTCCAAAAGACATTATAATGCAACCCTCGGTTAATTCAGGTGCGTTTGGAATGTTTAAACTTTGAAACTATTTGAAAGCAGGGAGAATGTTAAGAAGAGCTCCTATATAACCCATTGAATTCGAGAAAACTATTGCTTGTATAAAGCTAGAAGATCTACGTAATGTTCCACAAAGAGATTTTATACCATTAACATTTAAATATGAGCCAAAGTCTTACCCCAAATACGtacttttcatatttatattgtatgAGAATGAATACGGGGACACAATATAATTTTTAGGGTAAGGTATTATTGTGTGacatcaaaattgacaattttgtcaatataGCTTTTCCATAACATTTATGACTTGAAAACATGATGATCGGTAATAATACCGTGATCAGATGGGTTGATAAGTGTTAGTTTGCTAAACGTTCACCGGAAAATAGTTCAAGCATTTTCAGGTCGAGAACACATAAACAATGGATACAATATGTGGGGAGTGAAAAGTGTCTCTCGACCAGGATAGAGGCCGAGAAGTATGCACTG
It contains:
- the LOC139499917 gene encoding uncharacterized protein isoform X2 codes for the protein MEDLMDSFVQHVEDVMQKNKSLDSAAFHLVTNNTYTDRCQDSKTLHCLKNWKLSMNTTKISVKDEIIEVPSSGPYFLYSRVVINAKVNSHVNDMETITHSIRSSNTGHHFSDVETSMVKCGVIKNTMSHISYIEKIQYLEQGTQIKVALDFPKDIIMQPSVNSGAFGMFKL